A window of Staphylococcus lloydii genomic DNA:
TGTTTGATTGGTATCAACTTGCGAATAAAAAAGAAGATAAAATGATTCAAATTCGTAGATATTTACATCAATATCCTGAATTATCATTTGAAGAACTACATACACATGAATTTATCGTAAATCAATTAAAACAATGGTCATGCGATATTACTGAACCTGTTGGTCGTAACGGGATTGTAGCAAAATTTAACGGTACTGGTGACGGTCCAACCATCGCACTACGTGCAGATTTTGATGCACTTCCTGTCGAAGAACTTACTACACATGACTTTAAATCGAAAAATGATGGTGTGATGCATGCTTGTGGCCACGATGGGCACACAGCTATTTTATTAGCAGTCGCAGAAATAATAAACGACAATCTTGAATATTTAAACGGTAATGTCGTACTTATTTTCCAATACGGAGAAGAAATGATGCCTGGTGGCTCTCAGGAAATGATTGATGATGGTTGCCTTAAAGGTGTAGATAGAGTATATGGTAATCATTTATGGAGTGGTTATCCAACAGGCAAAATCTACTCCAGAGAAGGTGCGATGATGGCATCACCAGATGAATTCAGCATAAAAATTCAAGGTCAAGGCGGTCACGGCGCAAAACCACACGAAACGATAGACCCTGTCGTAGTATTGGCAGAATTTATTCTAAGCGCACAAAAAATTGTTTCTCGTACAATAGATCCTGTCAAACAAGCTGTCGTCAGTTTCGGTATGATTCAAGCTGGTAGTATAGACAACGTCATTCCAGATGCTGCATATTGTAAAGGCACTGTACGTACGTTCGATACCGAAGTACAACAACACGTTATAGACAAAATGGAAAAACTATTAGCAGGATTAGCCGTAGCGAATGATATAAGATATACTTTAGATTATGTACGCGGCTATTTACCGTTGCATAATAACCCTAAATCCTATAACACAATTAAGACGGCTGCTAATGATTTAAACTTTAGATTTAACGATTCAGAACTCATGATGATAGGTGAAGATTTTTCACACTATTTAAAAGTACGCCCTGGGGCATTCTTTTTAACAGGTTGTGGCAACCCACAAAAAAATATAACTGCGTCGCATCATAGTCCTTACTTTGATATAGATGAATCATCATTAAAATATGCAGTAAGTACATTTCTTAGAATTTTAGAATTAGAACAAGTTATCAAAAAATCATAAATAAATTATTAACATAAACGCAAAAAGACGCTTTCTATTAAATGACAATAGAAAGCGTCTTTTTTATAAATAGCAAAGCTAGCAACATGGATAAATTATCGCACTTATGACCGACAGAACAAATCAATATATAATAAAAAAAGCCTCCATAAAGGAGGCTTTAAACATAGTTTTAGAAACTACAGTTTATTATTTTTCGATTTGAGTAACAACGCCTGATCCTACAGTACGGCCACCTTCACGAATTGAGAAACGAGTACCGTCTTCGATAGCGATTGGTGAAATTAATTCAACGTCCATTTCAACGTTGTCACCAGGCATAACCATTTCAGTACCTTCTGGTAAAGTAACAACACCTGTTACGTCAGTAGTACGGAAATAGAATTGTGGGCGGTAGTTACTGAAGAATGGAGTATGACGTCCACCTTCGTCTTTTGATAATACATAAACTTCAGCTTTGAATTTAGTGTGTGGTGTAATTGAACCAGGAGCAGCTAAAACTTGACCACGTTGGATGTCTTCACGTGCAACACCACGTAATAAAGCACCAATGTTGTCACCAGCTTCAGCGTAGTCTAATAATTTACGGAACATTTCTACACCAGTAACTGTTGTTTTGCTTGATTCTTCTTGCATACCGATGATTTCAACTTCTTCACCGACTTTGATTTGACCACGTTCAACACGGCCTGTAGCAACAGTACCACGACCAGTGATTGAGAATACGTCCTCAACTGGCATCATGAATGGTTTATCAGAGTCACGTTCTGGAGTTGGGATGAAGTCATCAACTGCTTGCATTAAGTCTAAGATTTTTTGTTCGTATTCTGCGTCGCCTTCAAGCGCTTTTAATGCAGAACCAGCGATTACAGGAATGTCGTCGCCAGGGAAGTCGTATTCGCTTAATAAGTCACGAACTTCCATTTCAACTAATTCTAATAATTCTTCGTCGTCAACCATGTCAACTTTGTTTAAGAATACAACTAATGCTGGAACACCAACGTTACGTGATAATAAGATGTGTTCACGAGTTTGTGGCATTGGACCGTCAGCAGCAGATACTACTAAGATACCGCCGTCCATTTGAGCAGCACCAGTGATCATGTTTTTAACATAGTCAGCGTGTCCTGGGCAGTCAACGTGAGCATAGTGACGTTTGTCAGTTTGATATTCAATGTGAGCAGTATTAATTGTAATACCACGTTCTTTTTCTTCTGGAGCGTTGTCAATCATGTCGTATGATTGTGCTACAGTGTCACCATTTTTTGCTAATACAGTTGCGATAGCAGCTGTTAAAGTTGTTTTACCATGGTCAACGTGACCGATAGTACCAATATTGGCATGTTCTTTTGAGCGATCGAATTTTTCTTTAGCCATTATAAAATCTCTCCTATTCTCTTAAAAAATTAATTTAATAATTTATCTCTCATGACAGTTTCTCACCATCATGAGAAGATGGTTTGCAATTTACATAAAGGAACATAGTTCCTTTATAATGCATTTAGTTCAAAAAATCAATTATAACAATTGCTAAGTTAAAATAAACTCTTAGTGTATTTTATCGACTTTAGTCAATCAATACAAGTTTAATTAGTCAGCTTTGTTACCACTGTTTTTCTTGATGATTTCATCAGAAATAGATTTAGGAACTTCTGCATAGTGGTCAAAGTACATAGTGTAAGTACCGCGACCTTGAGTGTTAGAACGTAATGAAGTTGCATAACCGAACATTTCTGAAAGTGGTACATAAGCATTAACAACTTGTGCATTACCACGAGGTTCCATACCATCAACACGTCCACGACGAGCTGTTACGTCACCCATGATATCGCCCATGTATTCTTCAGGCATTTCGATTGTAACTTTTGTAATAGGTTCTAAGATAACTGGATCACATTTTTTAGCAGCTTCTTTAAGTGCTAATGATGCAGCAATTTTGAAGGCCATTTCTGATGAATCGACATCATGGTATGAACCATCAAATAATTTAGCTTTAACATCGATTAATGGATAACCAGCTAATACACCGTTTTCCATTGCGTCTTTAAGACCAGCTTCAACTGATGGAATGTATTCACGAGGAACTACACCACCAACGATAGCATTTTCAAATTCAAATCCGCCGCCAGTTTCGTTTGGAGTGAATTCGATTTGAACGTCACCGTATTGTCCACGACCACCTGATTGACGCGCGAATTTACCTTGAACTTGAGCAGATTGCTTAAATGTTTCACGGTAAGAAACCATTGGCGCACCTACGTTACATTCAACGTTAAATTCTTTTTTCATACGGTCAACTAAGATGTCTAAGTGAAGCTCACCCATACCACCGATGATAACTTGTCCAGTTTCTTCATCTGTATGTGCATGGAATGTTGGGTCTTCTTCTTGCAATTTAACTAAAGCTTGAGTCATTTTATCTTGGTCAGCTTTAGATTTTGGTTCAACTGATAAGTGGATAACAGGCTCTGGGAATACCATTGATTCCAAGATAATGTCATTTTTCTCACCACATAAAGTATCACCAGTACCTGTATCTTTAAGACCTACCGCAGCTGCGATATCTCCAGAGTATACAGTGTTTAACTCTTGACGTGAGTTAGCGTGCATTTGTAATAAACGACCTACACGTTCACGTTTGTTTTTAGTAGAGTTTTTAACGTATGAACCAGATGTTAATGTACCTGAGTAAACACGGAAGAATGTTAATTTACCAACATAAGGGTCAGTCATAACCTTGAATGCTAATGCAGCAAATTCTGCACTGTCATCTGGTTTTGCAATAACTTCTTCGTCTGGGTTTTCAGCACGGTGACCAACAATTGGTTTTACGTCTAAAGGTGATGGTAGGTAGTCAATTACAGCGTT
This region includes:
- a CDS encoding M20 family metallopeptidase, whose translation is MFDWYQLANKKEDKMIQIRRYLHQYPELSFEELHTHEFIVNQLKQWSCDITEPVGRNGIVAKFNGTGDGPTIALRADFDALPVEELTTHDFKSKNDGVMHACGHDGHTAILLAVAEIINDNLEYLNGNVVLIFQYGEEMMPGGSQEMIDDGCLKGVDRVYGNHLWSGYPTGKIYSREGAMMASPDEFSIKIQGQGGHGAKPHETIDPVVVLAEFILSAQKIVSRTIDPVKQAVVSFGMIQAGSIDNVIPDAAYCKGTVRTFDTEVQQHVIDKMEKLLAGLAVANDIRYTLDYVRGYLPLHNNPKSYNTIKTAANDLNFRFNDSELMMIGEDFSHYLKVRPGAFFLTGCGNPQKNITASHHSPYFDIDESSLKYAVSTFLRILELEQVIKKS
- the tuf gene encoding elongation factor Tu, yielding MAKEKFDRSKEHANIGTIGHVDHGKTTLTAAIATVLAKNGDTVAQSYDMIDNAPEEKERGITINTAHIEYQTDKRHYAHVDCPGHADYVKNMITGAAQMDGGILVVSAADGPMPQTREHILLSRNVGVPALVVFLNKVDMVDDEELLELVEMEVRDLLSEYDFPGDDIPVIAGSALKALEGDAEYEQKILDLMQAVDDFIPTPERDSDKPFMMPVEDVFSITGRGTVATGRVERGQIKVGEEVEIIGMQEESSKTTVTGVEMFRKLLDYAEAGDNIGALLRGVAREDIQRGQVLAAPGSITPHTKFKAEVYVLSKDEGGRHTPFFSNYRPQFYFRTTDVTGVVTLPEGTEMVMPGDNVEMDVELISPIAIEDGTRFSIREGGRTVGSGVVTQIEK
- the fusA gene encoding elongation factor G, whose product is MARDFTLEKTRNIGIMAHIDAGKTTTTERILYYTGRIHKIGETHEGASQMDWMEQEQDRGITITSAATTAQWNDHRVNIIDTPGHVDFTVEVERSLRVLDGAVTVLDAQSGVEPQTETVWRQATTYGVPRIVFVNKMDKLGANFDYSVSTIHDRLQANAQPIQLPIGAEDEFEAIIDLVEMKCFKYNNDLGTEIEEIEIPADHQDRAEEARANLIEAVAETNDELMEKYLGDEEISVDELKAAIRQATTDVEFYPVLVGTAFKNKGVQLMLNAVIDYLPSPLDVKPIVGHRAENPDEEVIAKPDDSAEFAALAFKVMTDPYVGKLTFFRVYSGTLTSGSYVKNSTKNKRERVGRLLQMHANSRQELNTVYSGDIAAAVGLKDTGTGDTLCGEKNDIILESMVFPEPVIHLSVEPKSKADQDKMTQALVKLQEEDPTFHAHTDEETGQVIIGGMGELHLDILVDRMKKEFNVECNVGAPMVSYRETFKQSAQVQGKFARQSGGRGQYGDVQIEFTPNETGGGFEFENAIVGGVVPREYIPSVEAGLKDAMENGVLAGYPLIDVKAKLFDGSYHDVDSSEMAFKIAASLALKEAAKKCDPVILEPITKVTIEMPEEYMGDIMGDVTARRGRVDGMEPRGNAQVVNAYVPLSEMFGYATSLRSNTQGRGTYTMYFDHYAEVPKSISDEIIKKNSGNKAD